The following proteins come from a genomic window of Salvia hispanica cultivar TCC Black 2014 chromosome 4, UniMelb_Shisp_WGS_1.0, whole genome shotgun sequence:
- the LOC125185186 gene encoding uncharacterized protein YnbD-like, with protein sequence MGVGLSVLIGLKCATLFIFFLSLRMFEFTLLSIPFLYASLVSFLVSIASHPSINLPILLGKGSDGNFPIWSMIIYSPYLYFVRAFSFIRRFTSGEPPYSKIDEGLYVGGWPYAPDKLPPGNPAIVDCTCELPRKREITGSAYLCIPTWDTRSPDPGEIERAVKWACGKRTQGVPVFVHCAYGHGRSVAVMCALLVALGLAEDWKSAEKIIKEKRPYIRMNALHRKALEEWSKDRLSTPKR encoded by the exons ATGGGTGTTGGTTTATCCGTCCTCATAGGCTTAAAGTGTGCAACtttattcatcttcttcctctcccTCCGAATGTTCGAGTTCACTCTGCTATCAATCCCCTTTCTTTATGCATCTCTCGTGTCATTCTTGGTTTCCATCGCATCCCATCCATCAATCAATCTGCCAATCCTCTTGGGCAAAGGGTCAGATGGGAATTTCCCAATCTGGTCAATGATCATATACAGCCCTTACCTCTATTTCGTGAGGGCTTTTTCCTTCATCAGAAGGTTCACTAGTGGGGAGCCTCCATATAGCAAGATTGATGAGGGGTTGTATGTTGGGGGCTGGCCTTATGCCCCTGATAAGCTGCCTCCTGGCAACCCCGCGATCGTTGATTGCACGTGTGAGTTGCCGAGGAAGAGGGAGATCACGGGGAGCGCGTACCTCTGTATTCCCACGTGGGATACGCGCTCCCCTGACCCCGGGGAGATTGAGAGGGCTGTGAAATGGGCTTGCGGGAAGCGGACTCAGGGTGTCCCGGTTTTCGTGCATTGTGCTTATG GCCATGGGCGAAGTGTGGCTGTAATGTGTGCGCTGCTGGTTGCTCTTGGGTTGGCAGAAGATTGGAAATCTGCGGAAAAGATTATCAAAGAGAAACGCCCTTACATCCGAATGAATGCTCTTCACCGAAAGGCCTTGGAAGAATGGTCTAAGGACAGGTTATCCACTCCAAAAAGATAA
- the LOC125219064 gene encoding ribosomal lysine N-methyltransferase 4-like, with translation MAAARKMIAFKRWMKEQGVEWSDALLFATESGCADDSPPISVEALSDLKEGDVVAKIPKQSCLTVATSAASELIEEAELGGNLGLCFALMYEKILDADSKWFEYLQILPNFEPIPLLWSISEIDSLLAGTELHKTVKEDKALVFEDWKECIKPVLELDSFELKPESFTVDEYFAAKSLVASRSFQVDEYHGYGMVPLADLFNHKTAAEDVHITTESDNDTGSEKEGTDHESDGDDSTSSEKEGNDHESDVDDEPVTHDSHSEGGDGSGSDLELSSGSGNESPFLEIIMIKDVKAGAEVFNTYGHLGNAALLHRYGFTEADNPFDILNIDLDIVVQWSLSLFSCHQSRRRLSIWRKMGYSGCGDQDSEYFEISCDGEPQDELLVLLYIMLLPKDESRALDQAVSGTGETNAAAKFQLLNKEIVLSAKGSDPSKKLLLTPGVGVALSSLADARESLYGPSSLEEDVKSRDRCCRATEGKLYHSLMLRISERRILEKLRRYSATIVSANGGRKRKGTETRL, from the exons ATGGCCGCCGCCAG AAAGATGATAGCATTCAAACGGTGGATGAAGGAGCAAGGCGTAGAGTGGAGCGACGCCCTTCTCTTCGCAACCGAAAGCGGCTGCGCCGACGACTCGCCGCCGATCTCCGTGGAGGCCTTAAGCGACTTGAAGGAGGGCGACGTCGTGGCGAAGATCCCTAAGCAGAGCTGCCTCACCGTCGCCACTTCCGCCGCCAGCGAACTCATCGAGGAGGCGGAGCTCGGCGGCAATTTAGGGCTCTGCTTCGCCCTAATGTACGAGAAGATCCTCGACGCCGATTCGAAGTGGTTCGAGTACTTGCAGATACTGCCTAATTTCGAGCCCATTCCGCTGCTCTGGTCAATCTCCGAAATCGACTCTCTCCTCGCCGGAACTGAACTGCACAAG ACAGTTAAAGAAGACAAGGCTCTGGTCTTTGAAGACTGGAAGGAATGCATAAAACCTGTTTTGGAGTTGGACTCTTTTGAGCTCAAGCCGGAATCTTTCACCGTTGATGAATATTTTGCTGCAAAGAGTCTAGTTGCTTCGAGGTCATTTCAGGTCGATGAGTATCATGGCTACGGCATGGTCCCTTTGGCTGATCT GTTTAATCACAAAACAGCTGCTGAGGATGTACATATTACAACTGAATCTGATAATGACACCGGCAGTGAAAAGGAGGGTACTGACCACGAAAGTGATGGAGATGATAGCACCTCCAGTGAAAAGGAGGGTAACGACCATGAAAGTGATGTAGATGATGAGCCGGTAACTCATGATTCTCATTCGGAAGGAGGAGATGGAAGTGGGAGTGACCTAGAACTTTCTTCGGGCTCAGGAAATGAGTCTCCCTTCCTGGAAATTATCATGATCAAAGATGTCAAAGCTGGAGCTGAG GTGTTCAATACATATGGACATTTAGGCAATGCAGCCCTTCTGCATAGATATGGATTTACAGAAGCTGATAATCCCTTTGATATTCTGAACATCGACTTGGATATTGTAGTCCAGTGGAGCTTATCTCTGTTTTCATGTCACCAAAGTAGAAGAAGGCTATCAATCTGGAGAAAGATGGGGTACTCAGGATGTGGCGATCAAGATTCCGAATACTTTGAAATCTCATGTGACGGGGAGCCTCAAGACGAGCTGTTGGTATTACTCTACATAATGCTGTTGCCCAAGGATGAATCCCGTGCACTTGATCAAGCCGTGTCGGGTACAGGAGAAACAAACGCAGCAGCAAAGTTCCAGTTGTTAAATAAGGAGATCGTTCTGTCTGCCAAAGGCTCGGATCCGAGCAAGAAACTGTTGCTGACGCCGGGCGTTGGGGTAGCTCTTTCTTCCCTTGCTGATGCTAGAGAGAGTCTGTACGGGCCGAGTTCTCTGGAGGAAGACGTGAAATCGCGAGACAGGTGCTGTCGTGCAACGGAGGGGAAGCTGTATCATTCGTTAATGCTGCGTATTAGTGAGAGGAGGATACTTGAGAAACTCAGACGCTATTCTGCAACTATTGTATCCGCTAATGGAGGAAGAAAGAGGAAAGGAACAGAGACGCGACTGTGA
- the LOC125221229 gene encoding uncharacterized protein LOC125221229, with the protein MRCPPYSRVRPNETHRKPDAPAVNALLPSGSWHTEGPPTCSMSIRTAARRSSNECPKNFVVARREIFGEHYLRPAGRSSIANSYRIGTGGPTAFRGCSGKDGIVCTAVEESPNRVARLPLPVFTKVRIPPSFLKPLSTNGFGLACLFWYSRAEQRPKCSLNFSPLFNERINGLGPSIEFTANGNVHNMGYYLADGIYPQWPVFLKTIRCPLGDRRRYFARAQESARKDVERAFGVLQSRFALVKGPTRFFYQGDIADIMYACIIMHNMIIEDEHEGVLDVTNDPSVASSSHGVSTESAR; encoded by the coding sequence ATGCGTTGTCCGCCATACTCCCGAGTTCGCCCAAATGAGACGCACAGGAAGCCGGACGCCCCTGCCGTAAATGCACTGTTGCCATCCGGCAGTTGGCATACGGAGGGTCCGCCGACATGCTCCATGAGTATCCGCACCGCGGCGAGACGATCAAGCAACGAGTGCCCGAAGAATTTCGTCGTGGCGCGGCGAGAGATATTCGGGGAGCACTACCTTCGGCCAGCCGGACGCAGCTCGATCGCCAATTCCTACCGGATTGGCACCGGAGGACCCACGGCTTTCCGGGGATGCTCGGGCAAAGACGGGATTGTATGCACCGCAGTGGAAGAATCGCCCAACCGCGTGGCGAGGCTACCACTACCTGTTTTCACAAAGGTACGCATCCCACCATCATTCTTGAAGCCGTTGTCGACCAACGGCTTTGGattggcatgcttattttggtatagCCGGGCCGAACAACGACCTAAATGTTCTCTCAATTTctcgccccttttcaacgagcggATCAACGGGTTAGGCCCCTCCATCGAATTCACGGCCAATGGCAATGTGCATAACATGGGGTACTACCTGGCTGACGGCATCTATCCGCAATGGCCCGTGTTtctgaagacgatcagatgccCACTCGGAGATAGAAGAAGGTATTTTGCCCGAGCGCAAGAGTctgcgcgcaaggatgtggagagggcatttggggtgctccaatcgcgatTTGCACTGGTAAAGGGCCCGACGCGCTTTTTCTACCAGGGGGATATTGCCGatatcatgtatgcgtgcatcatcatgcataacatgatcatcGAAGATGAACACGAAGGCGTCCTCGACGTCACCAACGACCCAAGTGTTGCATCATCGAGTCACGGTGTCTCAACCGAGTCCGCCCGCTAG
- the LOC125224028 gene encoding zinc finger BED domain-containing protein RICESLEEPER 2-like, with amino-acid sequence MLEATLPYEPAMRLFQTLNPDFASDLKERKHKKMSIGVHTELDWIEVKRMCGFLEQFYNLTRLVSGSHYVTSHQVLMELCDMISLITDLEEDEDDGLRNMAMRMRLKIGKYWLEETELNPKMNKILYIAVMLDPRQKMKHVEHCLKLVYGSTRANELLEELNKQIYDLYEAYKAEMAPILGQTQPRKTTQNAPVTNRSANLRFLGKGKKYSLGVINNNVANMSDQMELTRYLSDSLYVMTEDEVDNFDILEWWKKYTAAFPIMSEMARDILAIPISSVASEAAFSMGGRFLSPFRSSLTPRVVEALLCAEDWLRSSNCFIKDEEGDPETAIDKHYDDLVKELQNLGIVSTNETPSSAGIEV; translated from the exons ATGCTTGAGGCGACGTTGCCATATGAGCCGGCTATGAGGTTGTTTCAAACCTTGAATCCTGATTTTGCTAGTGACTTGAAGGAAAGGAAGcacaaaaaaatgtcaattggTGTTCATACTGAACTCGATTGGATTGAAGTGAAGAGGATGTGTGGTTTTCTCGAACAGTTCTACAATCTTACTCGTCTAGTCTCCGGCTCCCACTATGTCACATCGCATCAAGTTCTCATGGAGCTGTGTGACATGATTAGTCTCATAACAGACTTGGAAGAGGATGAAGACGATGGTCTTAGAAACATGGCCATGAGGATGAGATTGAAGATTGGTAAGTATTGGCTAGAGGAAACTGAGCTAAATCCGAAGATGAACAAAATCCTTTACATTGCTGTCATGTTAGATCCCAGGCAAAAGATGAAGCATGTAGAACATTGTTTAAAGTTGGTGTATGGTAGCACACGAGCAAATGAATTGCTGGAGGAGTTGAATAAGCAGATCTATGATTTATATGAGGCGTACAAGGCAGAAATGGCTCCAATATTGGGTCAAACACAACCAcgaaaaacaacacaaaatgCCCCAGTAACAAATAGATCAGCGAATCTGCGCTTTCTTggcaaaggaaaaaaatattctctcgGAGTTATTAACAACAATGTTGCAAATATGTCTGACCAGATGGAGCTCACTCGATACCTCTCAGACAGTCTATATGTGATGACTGAGGATGAAGTTGACAATTTTGACATCCTTGAGTGGTGGAAGAAATACACAGCGGCCTTTCCTATTATGTCGGAGATGGCAAGAGATATCCTAGCTATTCCTATATCTAGTGTTGCCTCTGAAGCGGCATTTAGCATGGGAGGTCGTTTTCTTTCGCCATTTAGAAGCTCTTTGACTCCGAGGGTGGTAGAGGCTTTGTTATGCGCCGAAGATTGGTTGAGGTCCAGCAACTGTTTTAtcaaagatgaagaaggagaCCCAGAAACAGCTATCGATAAGCATTACGATGATT TGGTGAAGGAACTACAAAATCTTGGCATAGTGTCAACCAATGAGACGCCTTCATCTGCCGGAATTGAAGTGTGA
- the LOC125224029 gene encoding uncharacterized protein LOC125224029 produces MAVAAHKNWSEDKNKAFCGPISFLVPCYVDRIVLRTRLVPRAFPTVMGWTAQLLNERQKMELNPGPFGRGHKEPIFDVKNSESSHQVHKVCNGVNSRDYIGSERQKRRRTLMSAMNKAADGITELMRMMEENSEGVKDDECSKIAAKSSLKMLGVQ; encoded by the exons ATGGCTGTAGCAGCTCATAAAAATTGGTCTGAAGATAAGAACAAGGCATTTTGTGGCCCGATTTCCTTTCTCGTG CCTTGCTACGTGGATAGGATTGTTTTGAGGACACGTCTCGTTCCACGTGCATTTCCAACAGTTATGGGCTGGACGGCACAACTCCTCAATGAACGACAGAAGATGGAACTCAACCCAGGGCCTTTCGGTAGAGGCCACAAGGAGCCAATCTTTGATGTGAAGAACAGTGAGTCAAGCCACCAGGTTCATAAGGTTTGCAATGGGGTGAATTCCAGAGACTATATTGGTAGTGAACGTCAAAAACGTAGGCGTACTCTTATGTCTGCCATGAACAAGGCTGCTGATGGCATAACTGAACTCATGAGAATGATGGAAGAGAACTCTGAAGGTGTCAAGGATGACGAGTGCTCCAAAATTGCAGCAAAGTCTTCGTTGAAGATGTTAGGTGTGCAGTAG